A section of the Mesorhizobium loti genome encodes:
- a CDS encoding putative bifunctional diguanylate cyclase/phosphodiesterase — MSILATIKDHSGRIYRAIQALLLISIGAALLGTLEMSENLPSNSAYAVSILATGLALLALMYMRSSVVHSLRSAAAAEAEKHHFLTRDAMTGAMTRRYFLEALGNSLGTMRDRRDAALLLIDLDHFKQLNDTFGHQFGDRTLSHLVKTTERIFSGCMVGRLGGDEFGVIIPHGDLTAINKDIRQLLDAMRAGKSHEGKTIPLSISIGVALAPAHASNTTELMLVADLALYESKAAGRGRVTVFDEEMLSDKRYRRLVERELRAAVYLGELELHYQPIVNPDGSTCAFEGLIRWRHPVRGLISPAEFIPIAERSTLVDMLGEWVFKRACADIGHFPGRRISINVSGEQLKRDEIVTMCDRVLKETGRSATQFIIEITETVATAATPETLRRLEALRGLGFHIALDDFGTGHCGFNYLKTLPIDSIKIDRSYIRSLAHDQVAQIFVSALAQIARIQDVTIVAEGVETQEEFKLAKAAGCNRFQGYFFGRPAPRDKVGPLLAIDDAEPMALSA; from the coding sequence ATGAGCATACTGGCGACGATCAAGGACCATAGCGGCCGGATCTACCGTGCCATCCAGGCGCTGCTTTTGATCAGCATCGGCGCCGCGTTGCTTGGCACCCTCGAGATGTCGGAAAACCTGCCCTCCAACAGCGCCTATGCGGTCTCGATCCTCGCCACGGGGTTGGCCCTGCTGGCGCTGATGTACATGCGCAGCAGCGTCGTTCACAGCCTGAGATCCGCCGCCGCCGCCGAGGCGGAAAAGCATCATTTCCTGACCAGGGACGCGATGACCGGGGCGATGACCCGCCGCTATTTCCTGGAAGCGCTGGGCAACAGCCTGGGCACAATGCGCGACCGGCGCGATGCGGCCTTGCTTTTGATCGACCTCGACCATTTCAAGCAGCTCAACGACACATTCGGTCATCAGTTCGGCGACCGCACCCTGTCGCATCTCGTCAAGACCACCGAGCGCATCTTTTCCGGCTGCATGGTCGGTCGGCTCGGCGGCGACGAATTCGGCGTCATCATCCCGCACGGCGATCTCACCGCCATCAACAAGGACATCAGGCAATTGCTGGATGCCATGCGGGCCGGCAAATCGCACGAAGGCAAGACCATTCCGCTCTCCATCTCGATTGGCGTGGCACTGGCGCCGGCCCATGCCTCGAACACGACAGAACTGATGCTGGTTGCCGACCTGGCGCTCTATGAGAGCAAGGCGGCGGGCCGTGGCCGTGTCACCGTGTTCGACGAGGAGATGCTGTCCGACAAGCGCTACCGCCGCCTGGTCGAGCGGGAATTGCGCGCCGCGGTCTATCTCGGCGAGCTCGAGCTGCACTACCAGCCGATCGTCAACCCGGACGGATCCACCTGTGCGTTCGAGGGCCTGATCCGCTGGCGCCATCCGGTTCGCGGCCTGATCTCCCCGGCCGAGTTCATCCCGATCGCCGAACGCTCGACTCTGGTCGACATGCTTGGCGAATGGGTGTTCAAGCGAGCTTGCGCCGATATCGGCCATTTCCCCGGACGCCGCATCTCGATCAATGTCTCTGGCGAGCAGCTGAAGCGCGACGAGATCGTCACCATGTGCGACCGCGTGCTGAAGGAAACCGGACGTTCGGCGACACAATTCATCATCGAGATCACCGAGACGGTGGCAACCGCCGCCACGCCCGAGACCCTGCGGCGCCTCGAAGCCTTGCGCGGTCTCGGCTTCCACATCGCGCTCGACGATTTCGGCACCGGCCATTGCGGCTTCAACTATCTGAAGACCTTGCCCATCGACAGCATCAAGATCGATCGCTCCTACATCCGCAGCCTTGCCCATGACCAGGTGGCGCAGATCTTCGTTTCGGCGCTGGCGCAGATCGCGCGCATCCAGGACGTCACCATCGTGGCGGAGGGTGTCGAGACACAAGAAGAGTTCAAGCTGGCCAAGGCCGCCGGCTGCAATCGTTTCCAAGGCTATTTCTTCGGCAGGCCGGCGCCACGCGACAAGGTGGGGCCCTTGCTCGCCATCGATGATGCCGAACCCATGGCGCTGAGCGCCTGA
- a CDS encoding cold-shock protein, whose product MATGTVKWFNATKGFGFIQPDAGGADVFVHISAVERAGLSTLVEGQKINFEIEQDRRTGKSSAGSLSKAA is encoded by the coding sequence ATGGCAACTGGAACGGTCAAGTGGTTCAACGCCACCAAGGGCTTCGGCTTCATCCAGCCTGACGCGGGCGGCGCGGACGTTTTCGTTCACATCTCCGCTGTCGAGCGCGCTGGACTGTCGACCCTGGTCGAAGGCCAGAAGATCAACTTCGAGATCGAGCAGGACCGCCGCACTGGCAAGTCGTCCGCTGGATCTCTGAGCAAGGCAGCCTGA
- a CDS encoding EAL domain-containing protein — protein sequence MRLERRRNVGDAIFVDEVGIEYGVHGDFRLRSAYQPIFAPLGGTLHAVAVEGLIEPHRDGRAGSPRAFFESIAVSDRLFVETMCRVLHLRNFQNIGVDGLDLFFNYNPMVNDHPGRALAEIRLMSRHLGELGLAPGMLVCEITEQAADDALLARLVREMRRDGIRIAIDDFGTGHSTEERVSLLQPDIVKIDGGWFGEFCRHTAAERFFRPLVSSLHDRGARVLVEGIEQPVHLRVALDGGVDLLQGFLLARPALAGTIFDEKPIAIDALLGKENNVVPLFG from the coding sequence ATGAGGCTCGAGCGGCGGCGCAATGTCGGCGATGCGATCTTCGTCGACGAGGTCGGCATCGAATACGGCGTCCATGGCGATTTCCGCCTGCGCAGCGCCTACCAGCCGATTTTCGCGCCGCTCGGCGGCACGCTGCACGCGGTGGCGGTCGAAGGGCTGATCGAGCCGCACCGTGACGGCCGGGCAGGGTCGCCGCGGGCGTTCTTCGAGAGCATTGCGGTGTCGGACCGGCTGTTTGTCGAAACCATGTGCCGGGTTCTGCATCTCAGGAATTTCCAGAACATCGGCGTCGACGGGCTCGACCTGTTCTTCAATTACAATCCCATGGTCAACGACCATCCCGGGCGGGCGCTGGCCGAGATCCGGCTGATGAGCCGGCATCTCGGCGAGCTCGGCCTTGCCCCCGGCATGCTGGTCTGCGAAATCACCGAACAGGCGGCGGACGACGCGCTTCTGGCACGGCTGGTGCGCGAAATGCGGCGCGACGGCATCCGCATCGCCATCGACGATTTCGGCACCGGCCACTCGACCGAGGAGCGGGTGAGCCTGCTCCAGCCCGATATCGTGAAGATCGATGGCGGCTGGTTTGGAGAGTTCTGTCGCCACACCGCCGCCGAACGTTTCTTCAGGCCGCTGGTGTCCAGCCTGCACGATCGCGGCGCCAGGGTGCTGGTCGAAGGCATCGAGCAGCCCGTCCATCTGCGCGTCGCGCTCGATGGCGGCGTCGACCTGCTGCAGGGCTTCCTTCTGGCCCGGCCGGCGCTAGCCGGCACCATCTTCGACGAAAAGCCGATCGCCATCGATGCGCTGCTGGGCAAGGAGAACAATGTCGTGCCGCTTTTTGGATAG
- a CDS encoding EAL domain-containing protein, producing MSRSIGLAHIIRHDDGTTSGVWGLYTLQSAFQPIFAFKEGKLSVAAFEGLIRPFRDGEAQSPMTFFSTCPAADRLHIEALTRTLHLLNAGACLPREASIFVNFDPSVFTERAVADNALREMRLVLHEAGIDPGRVVCEVTEQRSASQETLHGFVAALRGNGFRIAVDDYGADDSDINRIKELRPDIVKFDALWITQLMESGAGFALLTSMVKSFEEQGIRTVFEGIEEGWQLELAEKSGASMVQGFVLARPELAPTSFRVFAKSNPDPVAAASDAPTARTVAPRTARSTKTFGRRVTP from the coding sequence GTGTCGCGCAGCATCGGGCTTGCCCACATCATCCGTCATGATGACGGCACCACGTCAGGTGTCTGGGGTCTCTACACGCTGCAAAGTGCCTTCCAGCCGATCTTCGCCTTCAAGGAGGGCAAGCTGTCGGTTGCCGCCTTCGAAGGACTGATCCGCCCGTTCCGTGATGGCGAGGCGCAATCGCCGATGACCTTCTTTTCGACCTGTCCGGCCGCCGACCGTTTGCATATCGAGGCGCTGACCAGGACGCTGCATCTTCTTAATGCCGGCGCCTGCCTGCCGCGGGAGGCATCGATCTTCGTCAATTTCGACCCGTCGGTGTTCACCGAGCGGGCGGTCGCCGACAATGCCTTGCGTGAAATGCGGCTGGTGCTGCACGAGGCCGGCATCGATCCGGGCCGCGTCGTGTGCGAGGTGACCGAGCAGAGATCGGCATCGCAGGAGACGCTGCACGGTTTCGTCGCGGCGCTGCGGGGCAACGGTTTTCGCATCGCCGTCGACGACTATGGCGCCGACGATTCCGACATCAACCGCATCAAGGAGTTGAGGCCCGACATCGTCAAGTTCGATGCCCTCTGGATCACGCAGCTGATGGAATCCGGCGCCGGTTTCGCCCTGCTGACCTCCATGGTGAAGAGCTTCGAGGAGCAAGGCATCCGCACGGTGTTCGAGGGTATCGAGGAGGGGTGGCAACTGGAACTCGCCGAGAAGTCCGGCGCCTCGATGGTGCAGGGCTTCGTGCTGGCGCGGCCCGAACTGGCGCCGACGAGTTTCCGTGTTTTCGCAAAAAGCAATCCAGACCCGGTTGCCGCCGCGAGTGATGCGCCCACTGCCCGCACCGTCGCCCCACGTACGGCGCGATCGACGAAAACCTTCGGGCGCCGGGTAACGCCATGA
- a CDS encoding elongation factor G yields MGTRAGGRRTGPKCIAIVGPFASGKTTLLEAILARTGAIPRQNPVSSGSTVSDHSPEARAHAMSVEATVATTDFMGEQITFVDCPGSIEFSFEAEPVLAACDLAVVVAEADEKKIPALQLIMRKLDDLGVPRILFLNKVDKAIAGVRDTLKMLQPASSVPLLLRQIPLRKDGVVIGSIDLALERAYIYREYAESEVAQIPGDDKARELEARFSMLETLADHDDQLMEQLLEEIEPPKDAIFDDLAADLRDGVVTPVLIGTAEKGNGVLRLLKTIRHDAPDIEATRKRLGAPDGGATVVQVMKTIHTPHGGKLSVSRILSGQVADGSELWLPGGETAKVSGIYKMLGKDQFKLTAAKLGDTVALGKLDEVKTGQTLTSARGGTKQLFAFEPPQPVFAFALRPKERKDEVKMSAAIQRLAEEDPSLSLRHNQDSAETVLSGHGEMHLRVVRERLEGKNQIPVEGHAPAVPYRETIRKSAQQRGRHKKQSGGHGQFGDVVIEIKPLPRGSGFQFTDTITGGVVPKTYIQSVETGIRDYLKSGPLGFPVVDVAVNLSDGSYHAVDSSDMAFQMAAKLAMKEGMAACSPVLLEPVMKVEIVTPSDATSKIIALIPQRRGQILGYDARPGWPGWDVVEATMPQAEIGDLIIELRSATAGVASYRAAFDHMAELTGRLADEAMNTNGKAA; encoded by the coding sequence ATGGGTACTCGCGCCGGAGGACGACGCACGGGACCGAAATGCATTGCCATAGTCGGTCCCTTTGCAAGCGGTAAGACGACACTTCTCGAAGCCATATTGGCCCGTACGGGCGCCATTCCCCGCCAGAACCCGGTTTCCTCGGGCAGTACTGTCTCAGATCATTCGCCGGAAGCACGCGCCCACGCCATGAGCGTCGAGGCGACCGTCGCCACCACCGATTTCATGGGCGAGCAGATCACCTTCGTCGATTGTCCCGGCTCGATCGAATTCTCCTTCGAGGCCGAGCCGGTGCTGGCCGCCTGCGACCTCGCGGTGGTCGTGGCCGAGGCCGACGAAAAGAAGATTCCCGCCCTGCAGCTCATCATGCGCAAGCTCGATGATCTCGGCGTGCCGCGCATCCTGTTCCTCAACAAGGTCGACAAGGCGATAGCAGGCGTTCGCGACACGCTGAAGATGCTGCAGCCGGCAAGCTCTGTGCCGCTTCTGCTGCGCCAGATTCCACTTCGCAAGGACGGCGTCGTCATCGGTTCGATCGATCTGGCGCTGGAGCGTGCCTACATCTACCGCGAGTACGCCGAAAGCGAGGTGGCCCAGATACCCGGCGACGACAAGGCGCGCGAACTGGAAGCACGCTTCTCCATGCTGGAGACTCTGGCCGACCATGACGACCAGCTGATGGAACAGCTGCTCGAGGAGATCGAGCCGCCGAAGGACGCCATCTTCGACGACCTTGCCGCCGATCTGCGCGATGGCGTGGTGACGCCGGTGCTGATCGGTACCGCCGAGAAGGGCAATGGCGTGCTGCGCCTCTTGAAGACGATCCGCCACGACGCACCCGACATCGAGGCGACCCGCAAGCGGCTTGGCGCCCCCGACGGCGGCGCCACCGTGGTCCAGGTGATGAAGACGATCCACACACCGCATGGCGGCAAGCTGTCGGTGTCGCGCATCCTGTCCGGCCAGGTCGCCGACGGTTCCGAACTCTGGCTGCCCGGCGGTGAGACGGCGAAGGTTTCCGGCATCTACAAGATGCTCGGCAAGGACCAGTTCAAGCTCACCGCCGCCAAGCTTGGCGACACCGTGGCGCTGGGCAAGCTGGACGAGGTCAAGACCGGCCAGACGCTGACTTCGGCCAGGGGCGGCACCAAACAGCTGTTCGCATTCGAGCCACCGCAGCCGGTATTCGCTTTCGCGCTGCGGCCGAAGGAGCGCAAGGACGAGGTCAAGATGTCGGCCGCCATCCAGCGGCTGGCGGAGGAAGATCCCTCGCTCAGCCTGCGTCACAACCAGGACTCGGCCGAGACGGTGCTGTCTGGCCATGGCGAGATGCATCTGCGCGTCGTGCGCGAGCGGCTGGAGGGCAAGAACCAGATCCCGGTCGAAGGCCATGCCCCGGCCGTGCCCTATCGCGAGACGATCCGCAAATCGGCGCAGCAGCGTGGCCGCCACAAGAAGCAGTCGGGCGGCCATGGCCAGTTCGGCGACGTGGTGATCGAGATCAAGCCGTTGCCGCGCGGCTCCGGCTTCCAGTTCACCGACACCATCACCGGCGGCGTCGTGCCCAAGACCTACATCCAGTCGGTCGAAACAGGTATACGCGATTACCTGAAGAGCGGCCCGCTCGGCTTCCCCGTGGTCGACGTCGCCGTCAACCTGTCGGACGGCTCCTATCATGCGGTCGATTCCTCCGACATGGCCTTCCAGATGGCCGCGAAGCTCGCCATGAAGGAAGGCATGGCCGCCTGCTCACCGGTGCTTCTGGAGCCGGTGATGAAAGTCGAGATCGTCACGCCCTCGGACGCGACCTCGAAGATCATCGCGCTCATCCCGCAGCGGCGCGGCCAGATCCTCGGCTATGACGCCCGGCCCGGCTGGCCGGGGTGGGATGTCGTCGAGGCGACCATGCCGCAAGCCGAGATCGGCGACCTGATCATTGAGCTGCGCTCGGCAACGGCGGGCGTCGCCAGCTATCGCGCCGCCTTCGACCACATGGCCGAACTCACCGGCCGTCTCGCCGACGAAGCGATGAACACCAACGGCAAGGCCGCCTGA
- a CDS encoding methylated-DNA--[protein]-cysteine S-methyltransferase, producing METTSSITAGHAVLETVIGFMGIAWSEKGLIRLCLPERSREAVERRLMRHAGVSASSALPSWVVDLIVSIKAYAAGEDVDFSGVPVDLDGVDEFRLAIYDAARKLSYGETTTYGELAKRAGHAGLPRETGAALGANPVPLVIPCHRILAAGGKIGGFSAPGGSVTKEKMLAMEGVRVGPPPPAQVSFGF from the coding sequence ATGGAAACGACATCTTCGATCACAGCCGGCCACGCAGTGTTAGAAACAGTGATCGGTTTCATGGGCATTGCCTGGAGCGAAAAGGGCCTGATCCGGCTCTGCCTGCCCGAACGCAGCCGCGAAGCAGTGGAGCGGCGGCTGATGCGCCATGCCGGTGTTTCCGCCTCCTCCGCCCTGCCATCATGGGTGGTCGACCTGATCGTCTCGATCAAGGCTTACGCCGCCGGCGAGGACGTCGATTTCTCCGGCGTCCCGGTCGATCTCGACGGCGTCGACGAGTTCCGCCTCGCCATCTACGACGCGGCACGCAAACTCAGCTATGGCGAGACCACCACCTATGGCGAACTGGCCAAGCGCGCCGGCCATGCCGGCCTGCCGCGCGAAACGGGTGCCGCCCTTGGCGCCAATCCGGTGCCGCTGGTCATTCCTTGCCACCGCATCCTTGCGGCCGGCGGCAAGATCGGCGGCTTCTCCGCGCCCGGCGGCTCGGTCACCAAGGAGAAGATGCTGGCCATGGAAGGCGTGCGCGTCGGCCCGCCGCCCCCGGCGCAGGTGTCCTTCGGGTTCTAG
- a CDS encoding pyridoxal phosphate-dependent aminotransferase, whose product MAFLADTLSRVKPSATIAVTQKARELKNAGRDIIGLGAGEPDFDTPDNIKNAAIEAIRRGETKYPPVSGIVPLREAIAKKFKRENNLDYKPEQTIVGTGGKQILFNAFMATLNPGDEVIIPRPYWVSYPEMVAICGGTSVFADTSIDNGFKLTAEVLEKAITPKTKWLLMNSPSNPSGAAYTEAELRALADVLLRHPHVWTLTDDMYEHLTYGDFVFKTIAEVEPKLYERTLTMNGVSKAYAMTGWRIGYAAGPVQLIKAMDMIQGQQTSGACTIAQWASVEALNGPQDFIARNKAIFQGRRDLVVSMLNQARGITCPSPEGAFYVYPSCAQLIGKKTKAGKVIDTDEAFCSELLEAEGVAVVFGSAFGLGPNFRISYATSDALLEEACTRIQRFTASLT is encoded by the coding sequence ATGGCCTTTCTTGCCGACACCCTTTCCCGCGTAAAGCCTTCCGCCACCATCGCGGTGACGCAGAAAGCGCGCGAGCTGAAAAATGCCGGCCGTGACATTATCGGCCTTGGCGCCGGCGAACCGGATTTCGACACGCCCGACAACATCAAGAACGCGGCGATCGAGGCAATCCGGCGTGGCGAGACCAAGTACCCGCCCGTGTCGGGTATCGTGCCGCTGCGCGAGGCGATCGCGAAGAAGTTCAAGCGCGAGAACAATCTCGATTACAAGCCCGAGCAGACCATTGTCGGCACCGGCGGCAAGCAGATCCTGTTCAACGCTTTCATGGCGACGCTGAACCCTGGCGACGAGGTCATCATCCCCCGCCCCTACTGGGTCAGCTACCCTGAAATGGTGGCGATCTGCGGCGGTACGTCGGTGTTCGCTGACACTTCGATCGACAACGGTTTCAAATTGACGGCCGAGGTGCTGGAGAAGGCGATCACGCCGAAGACCAAATGGCTGCTGATGAACTCGCCGTCCAACCCCTCGGGCGCCGCCTACACCGAGGCCGAACTGCGCGCGCTGGCCGACGTGTTGCTCAGGCATCCGCATGTCTGGACGCTGACCGACGACATGTACGAGCACCTGACCTATGGCGACTTCGTCTTCAAGACCATCGCCGAGGTCGAACCGAAGCTCTACGAGCGTACGCTGACCATGAACGGCGTGTCGAAAGCCTATGCCATGACCGGCTGGCGCATCGGCTATGCGGCTGGTCCCGTTCAGTTGATTAAGGCGATGGACATGATCCAGGGCCAGCAGACGTCGGGCGCCTGCACCATCGCGCAATGGGCTTCGGTCGAGGCGCTCAACGGCCCGCAGGACTTCATCGCCAGGAACAAGGCGATCTTCCAGGGCCGGCGCGATCTGGTCGTGTCGATGCTCAACCAGGCGCGCGGCATCACGTGCCCATCGCCGGAAGGCGCCTTCTATGTCTATCCGTCCTGCGCCCAGCTGATCGGCAAGAAGACCAAGGCCGGCAAGGTGATCGACACCGACGAAGCCTTCTGCTCGGAATTGCTCGAGGCCGAGGGTGTGGCGGTGGTGTTCGGCTCGGCCTTCGGCCTCGGACCCAACTTCCGCATCTCCTACGCTACCTCCGACGCGCTGCTGGAGGAAGCCTGCACGCGCATCCAGCGTTTTACGGCATCGCTGACCTGA
- a CDS encoding LysR family transcriptional regulator, with amino-acid sequence MALDWDKLRVFHAAAEAGSFTHAAETLHLSQSAISRQVSALEHDVGVPLFNRHARGLVLTEQGEMLFRTAHDVLMKLETIKSRLTETKDRPSGVLRVTTTVGLGAGWLTERVQEFIELYPEISLQLILANEELDLTMRQADCAIRLRQPQQPDLIQRRLFTVHFHLYAAPSYVAKHGKPASVAELRNHRIVTFGLPVPSHLSELNWLETVGDFEGGQRVPSLQINDILSIKRAVQGGAGIAMLPDYVISKDSGLVQLLPETEVPSFDTYFAYPDAMKNQAKLHVFRDFIIAKARSWSF; translated from the coding sequence ATGGCGTTGGACTGGGACAAGCTACGCGTGTTTCACGCTGCGGCGGAAGCGGGGTCGTTTACGCACGCGGCCGAGACATTGCACCTGTCGCAATCGGCGATATCGAGGCAGGTCAGTGCGCTCGAGCATGATGTCGGCGTGCCGCTGTTCAATCGCCATGCGCGCGGCCTGGTGCTGACCGAGCAGGGCGAGATGCTGTTCCGCACGGCGCATGACGTGCTGATGAAGCTTGAGACCATCAAGTCGCGCCTGACCGAGACCAAGGATCGGCCTTCCGGCGTGCTCCGCGTGACGACGACCGTCGGCCTTGGCGCGGGCTGGCTGACCGAGCGGGTGCAGGAGTTCATCGAGCTCTATCCCGAAATCAGCCTGCAGCTGATCCTGGCCAACGAGGAACTCGACCTCACCATGCGCCAGGCCGACTGCGCCATCCGGCTGCGCCAGCCGCAGCAGCCGGACCTGATCCAGCGCCGCCTGTTCACCGTGCATTTCCACTTGTACGCGGCGCCATCCTATGTCGCCAAGCATGGCAAGCCGGCCTCGGTCGCCGAACTCAGAAACCATCGCATCGTCACCTTCGGCCTGCCGGTTCCGTCGCATCTATCGGAGTTGAACTGGCTGGAGACAGTCGGTGATTTCGAGGGCGGCCAGCGCGTGCCGTCGCTGCAGATCAACGACATATTGTCGATCAAGCGCGCCGTGCAGGGCGGCGCCGGCATTGCCATGTTGCCGGACTACGTGATCAGCAAGGACTCCGGCCTGGTGCAGTTGCTGCCGGAAACCGAGGTGCCGTCCTTCGACACCTATTTCGCCTATCCCGACGCGATGAAGAACCAGGCCAAGCTGCACGTGTTCCGCGACTTCATCATTGCCAAGGCGCGCAGCTGGTCCTTCTGA
- a CDS encoding methyltransferase family protein translates to MRPFSAIAGSGVFLIAAPGVVAGLVPWLLSDHWGLPWSTVPGFVLAGGILIVVAAAVLLHAFARFALEGLGTPAPIAPTEKLVIGGVYRHVRNPMYVAVLSIILGQALLFSSWTLLAYAAIGAIAMGSFVRFYEEPTLASRYGADYETYRRNVPGWLPRLTPWRD, encoded by the coding sequence ATGCGTCCTTTTTCAGCCATTGCCGGCAGCGGCGTTTTCCTGATCGCGGCTCCGGGCGTGGTTGCCGGTCTTGTCCCCTGGCTGCTCAGCGACCATTGGGGCTTGCCGTGGTCCACCGTACCGGGCTTTGTTCTTGCTGGCGGCATCCTCATCGTGGTCGCGGCCGCCGTGCTGCTGCATGCCTTCGCCCGCTTCGCGCTGGAGGGGTTGGGCACGCCGGCTCCCATCGCGCCGACCGAAAAGCTGGTGATCGGCGGCGTCTATCGCCATGTCCGCAATCCCATGTATGTCGCCGTGCTGTCGATCATCCTTGGCCAGGCACTGCTGTTCTCCAGCTGGACGCTTCTCGCCTATGCCGCCATCGGCGCCATTGCCATGGGCTCCTTCGTCAGGTTCTACGAGGAGCCGACGCTCGCAAGCCGCTACGGCGCCGACTATGAAACCTACCGCCGCAACGTCCCTGGCTGGCTGCCACGCCTGACACCCTGGCGGGATTGA
- a CDS encoding glutathione S-transferase family protein produces the protein MILYSMIDSGNCYKPRLLMAKLGLAFTTIEVSSHTGDTRKADFVAKNPNAMVPLLELDDGRRLAESNAILLYLAEGTRFLPLDRYERGLAYQWLFFEQYSHEPYIAVRKALLTFPERARDATPERLAVTLERGNKALGVMNKYLENNAFFAGNAFSVADIALYAYTHTAEQGGFQLDAYPAVMAWLGRVEADPGHVPIEWVG, from the coding sequence ATGATACTCTACAGCATGATCGACAGCGGCAATTGCTACAAGCCGCGCCTGCTGATGGCCAAGCTTGGCCTCGCCTTCACCACGATCGAGGTGAGTTCGCATACCGGCGACACGCGAAAAGCCGACTTCGTCGCCAAGAACCCCAACGCCATGGTGCCGCTGCTCGAACTCGACGATGGTCGCCGGCTGGCCGAATCCAACGCCATCCTTCTCTATCTCGCCGAAGGCACGCGCTTCCTGCCATTGGACAGATACGAGCGCGGGCTCGCCTATCAATGGCTGTTCTTCGAGCAATACAGCCACGAGCCCTACATCGCCGTGCGCAAGGCGCTGCTGACCTTTCCCGAGCGCGCCAGGGATGCCACGCCCGAGCGGCTGGCCGTGACGCTGGAGCGCGGCAACAAGGCACTGGGCGTGATGAACAAGTATCTGGAGAACAACGCCTTCTTCGCCGGCAACGCCTTCAGCGTCGCCGACATCGCGCTCTATGCCTACACGCATACGGCCGAGCAGGGCGGCTTCCAGCTCGACGCCTATCCGGCTGTCATGGCCTGGCTTGGCCGCGTCGAGGCGGATCCGGGGCATGTGCCAATCGAGTGGGTTGGATAG
- a CDS encoding (R)-mandelonitrile lyase, with amino-acid sequence MKIIACGSVPTIIAPDRYFTGRVLQTPIIETEAPARLRATLVSFEPGARTHWHTHPFGQTLHVTSGAGLAQTWGGPILEIRAGDTIWFAPGEKHWHGAAPKSAMTHIAMQEALDGVAVDWLEAVSGEQYGS; translated from the coding sequence ATGAAGATCATTGCTTGCGGCAGCGTGCCGACCATCATAGCGCCGGACAGATACTTCACCGGCCGGGTTCTGCAGACGCCGATCATCGAGACGGAGGCCCCGGCGCGGCTGAGGGCGACACTGGTGAGCTTCGAGCCGGGCGCGCGCACCCACTGGCACACGCATCCGTTCGGCCAGACGCTCCACGTCACCTCTGGCGCCGGCCTTGCCCAGACATGGGGTGGTCCGATTCTGGAGATCAGGGCCGGCGACACCATCTGGTTCGCCCCTGGTGAGAAGCACTGGCATGGTGCGGCGCCGAAATCGGCGATGACGCATATCGCCATGCAGGAAGCGCTCGACGGCGTCGCGGTGGACTGGCTGGAGGCGGTTTCGGGCGAGCAGTACGGCAGCTGA